From a single Bacillus pumilus genomic region:
- a CDS encoding DeoR/GlpR family DNA-binding transcription regulator, which translates to MLTPERHQLIIDCLEENDVIKIQDLTIMTDASESTIRRDLSALEEKGFLKRVHGGAAKISSIRLEPDVFEKSAKNLQEKSLVAEAAASLLKQGDCIYLDAGTTTQQMIEFIDPDQDIVVVTNGVMHIEALMRKGISFYLIGGSVKHRTGAMVGAAALTAMENYRFDKSFVGTNGIHPEVGFTTPDPEEALMKKRAMKQAKKTYILSDASKFGEISFSTFASLQEATIITNDAKEDSFDNYHEKTVIKVVKT; encoded by the coding sequence ATGTTAACACCGGAAAGACATCAACTCATTATCGACTGCTTAGAAGAAAATGATGTCATCAAAATACAGGACTTAACGATTATGACGGATGCGTCAGAATCTACAATTAGAAGAGATCTATCAGCTCTCGAAGAAAAGGGATTTCTTAAAAGAGTCCATGGGGGAGCAGCCAAGATATCAAGTATCCGTCTTGAACCAGATGTATTTGAGAAATCTGCCAAAAACCTTCAAGAAAAGTCATTGGTTGCAGAGGCAGCTGCTTCACTTTTAAAACAAGGTGATTGTATTTATTTAGATGCTGGTACGACCACACAGCAAATGATTGAATTTATTGATCCAGATCAAGATATTGTTGTTGTGACAAACGGTGTGATGCACATTGAAGCACTCATGAGAAAAGGCATTTCTTTTTACCTGATAGGCGGATCAGTCAAACATCGAACAGGAGCCATGGTAGGCGCCGCAGCTTTGACAGCGATGGAAAATTACCGTTTTGACAAAAGCTTTGTCGGGACGAACGGCATTCATCCCGAGGTGGGGTTTACAACACCCGATCCAGAGGAAGCGCTCATGAAAAAAAGAGCCATGAAGCAGGCGAAAAAAACCTATATCTTATCAGACGCCTCAAAGTTTGGCGAAATATCGTTTTCAACCTTTGCTAGTTTACAGGAAGCCACCATTATCACAAACGACGCAAAAGAAGATTCATTCGATAATTACCATGAAAAAACGGTTATAAAGGTAGTGAAAACATGA